A region of Massilia sp. WG5 DNA encodes the following proteins:
- a CDS encoding AMP-binding protein, translated as MAATPYERFIQARDFLQEHRVDYDTAYRDYRAPELHEFNWALDFFDVQARDNQAPALWVVEEDGGEKKISYADMAARSNRVANWLRERGVVRGDRVLLMLPNRVELWEIMLAGIKLGAVLVPTTMLVSPADLEDRLQRGHIRHVIAQASETHKFGELAGDYTRIAVGGRPDGWADFADSAAADAQFAADGVTMATDPLLLYFTSGTTAKPKLVLHSQQSYPVGHLSTMYWIGLKQGDVHWNISSPGWAKHAWSCFFAPWNAGATIFVYNYERFSARACLDVICRCGVTSLCAPPTVWRMMIKEDLTAWKPPLRELVGAGEPLNPEVIEQVERAWGIRIRDGFGQSETTCQIGNPPGQLVKPGSMGRPLPGYRVTLLDIDEQPAEEGEIALTLDPAPLGLMLCYEGDEAKTADVMRGGHYHTGDTASIDADGYYFYVGRNDDVFKSSDYRISPFELESVLIEHPDVLEAAIVPSPDPLRLSVPKAFITLRPGVEPTRDLAGAIFAFARERLSPYKRIRRLEFTELPKTISGKIRRVELRKAEQAGARAGAEFREEDFAG; from the coding sequence ATGGCCGCAACACCCTACGAGCGCTTCATCCAGGCGCGCGACTTCCTGCAAGAGCATCGCGTCGACTACGACACCGCCTACCGCGACTACCGGGCGCCCGAACTCCATGAATTCAACTGGGCGCTCGACTTCTTCGACGTCCAGGCGCGCGATAACCAGGCCCCGGCCCTGTGGGTGGTCGAGGAAGACGGCGGCGAGAAGAAGATCAGCTATGCCGACATGGCCGCGCGCTCGAACCGGGTGGCCAACTGGCTGCGCGAACGGGGCGTGGTGCGCGGCGACCGCGTCCTGCTGATGCTGCCGAACCGCGTCGAGCTGTGGGAGATCATGCTGGCCGGGATCAAGCTGGGCGCCGTGCTGGTGCCGACCACGATGCTGGTCTCGCCCGCCGACCTCGAAGACCGCCTGCAGCGCGGCCACATCCGCCACGTGATCGCCCAGGCATCGGAAACCCACAAGTTCGGGGAACTGGCCGGCGACTACACCCGCATCGCGGTCGGCGGCAGGCCGGACGGATGGGCCGACTTCGCCGACAGCGCCGCCGCGGACGCGCAGTTCGCCGCGGATGGCGTCACGATGGCCACCGACCCGCTGCTGCTGTACTTCACCTCCGGCACCACCGCCAAACCCAAGCTGGTGCTGCACAGCCAGCAGAGCTATCCGGTCGGCCACCTGTCGACCATGTACTGGATCGGCCTGAAGCAGGGCGACGTCCACTGGAACATCAGCTCGCCCGGTTGGGCCAAGCATGCCTGGAGCTGCTTCTTCGCGCCATGGAATGCCGGCGCCACCATCTTCGTCTACAACTATGAGCGCTTCTCGGCACGCGCCTGCCTGGATGTGATCTGCCGCTGCGGCGTGACGTCGCTGTGCGCGCCGCCGACCGTGTGGCGCATGATGATCAAGGAAGACCTGACGGCCTGGAAGCCGCCGCTGCGCGAGCTGGTCGGCGCCGGCGAGCCGCTGAATCCGGAAGTGATCGAACAGGTCGAGCGCGCCTGGGGCATCCGCATCCGCGATGGCTTCGGCCAGTCCGAAACCACCTGCCAGATCGGCAATCCGCCGGGGCAGCTGGTCAAGCCGGGCTCGATGGGACGGCCGCTGCCGGGCTACCGCGTGACCCTGCTCGACATCGACGAGCAGCCGGCCGAAGAGGGCGAGATCGCGTTGACGCTCGACCCGGCCCCGCTCGGCCTGATGCTGTGCTACGAGGGCGACGAGGCCAAGACCGCGGACGTCATGCGCGGCGGCCATTACCACACTGGCGACACCGCCAGCATCGACGCGGACGGCTACTATTTCTACGTCGGCCGCAACGACGACGTGTTCAAGTCCTCGGACTACCGCATCAGCCCCTTCGAACTGGAGAGCGTGCTGATCGAGCACCCGGACGTGCTGGAGGCGGCGATCGTGCCCAGCCCAGATCCGCTGCGCCTGTCGGTGCCGAAGGCCTTCATCACGCTGCGTCCCGGCGTCGAGCCGACCCGCGACCTGGCCGGCGCCATCTTCGCCTTCGCGCGCGAACGCCTGTCGCCCTACAAGCGGATCCGCCGCCTGGAGTTCACCGAGCTGCCGAAGACCATCTCCGGCAAGATCCGCCGGGTCGAGCTGCGCAAGGCCGAGCAGGCAGGCGCGCGGGCCGGCGCCGAATTCCGCGAGGAGGACTTTGCGGGCTGA
- a CDS encoding oxygenase MpaB family protein: MPGAAPVLNALQELLRPPPGMAFDFSQPPGEPALMPADGVSWRVFANPVVLFVGGVAAVLLELAEPSVRSGVWDHSSFRRDPGLRLRRTGFAAMMTVYGPRSAAERLIARVVRLHEQVEGRTPDGLAYRANDPRLLDWVHASATFGFTQAYHRYAWALSAREKDRAFAESGASALLYGATGTPDSWAAWEALLAATAPGLEGSGILDDFMRIMGEAAILPAPLRPLQRLLVRAAVDIAPEPLRSLPQLRGRGLRIGEAAVVRLLARSGMLLPLGDTPPRQAARRLAARTSTRL; this comes from the coding sequence ATGCCAGGAGCGGCGCCGGTGCTGAACGCGCTGCAGGAGCTGCTGCGGCCGCCCCCGGGCATGGCCTTCGACTTCAGCCAGCCGCCCGGCGAGCCGGCCCTGATGCCGGCGGACGGCGTCTCCTGGCGGGTGTTTGCCAATCCGGTCGTGCTGTTCGTCGGCGGGGTCGCGGCGGTCCTGCTCGAGCTGGCCGAACCCTCGGTGCGCTCGGGCGTCTGGGACCACAGCAGCTTCCGGCGCGACCCGGGCCTGCGCCTGCGCCGTACCGGCTTCGCGGCCATGATGACGGTCTATGGGCCGCGTTCGGCGGCGGAAAGACTGATCGCGCGCGTGGTGCGCCTGCACGAGCAGGTGGAAGGGCGTACGCCCGATGGCCTCGCTTATCGCGCCAACGATCCGCGCCTGCTCGACTGGGTGCATGCGAGCGCCACCTTCGGCTTCACCCAGGCCTACCATCGCTATGCCTGGGCTTTGTCCGCGCGGGAGAAGGACCGCGCGTTTGCCGAATCCGGCGCCTCCGCGCTGCTGTATGGCGCGACCGGCACACCGGACTCCTGGGCCGCGTGGGAAGCGCTGCTCGCCGCCACCGCGCCCGGCCTGGAGGGGTCAGGCATCCTCGACGACTTCATGCGCATCATGGGCGAGGCGGCGATCCTGCCCGCGCCGCTGCGTCCCCTGCAGCGCCTGCTGGTGCGCGCCGCGGTCGACATCGCGCCCGAGCCGCTGCGTTCGCTGCCGCAGCTGCGCGGACGCGGCCTGCGCATCGGTGAGGCCGCCGTGGTGCGGCTGCTGGCGCGCAGCGGCATGCTGCTGCCGCTGGGAGATACGCCGCCGCGGCAGGCGGCCCGGCGGCTTGCGGCTCGCACCAGTACACGGTTGTAA
- the fdh3B gene encoding formate dehydrogenase FDH3 subunit beta, translated as MAARMKFICDTERCIDCNGCVTACKNENETPWGVNRRRVVTINDGVPGERSISMACMHCTDAPCLAVCPVNCIYHTEDGIVLHSKDQCIGCGYCYYACPFGAPQFPESGLFNHRGKMDKCTFCSGGPEPDTSEAEFKKYGRNRIAEGKLPACAEMCGTKALIAGDAGIISDIYRQRVETRGYGPELWGWDIAYGKPKRGGEIKATGEGPRPNQNLKDTQNDPGRLPT; from the coding sequence ATGGCCGCAAGGATGAAGTTTATTTGCGACACCGAGCGCTGCATCGACTGCAACGGCTGCGTGACGGCGTGCAAGAACGAGAACGAGACGCCGTGGGGCGTGAACCGGCGCCGCGTGGTGACCATCAACGACGGCGTCCCCGGCGAGCGCTCGATCTCGATGGCCTGCATGCACTGCACCGACGCCCCCTGCCTGGCGGTGTGTCCGGTCAACTGCATTTACCACACCGAGGACGGCATCGTGCTGCACTCGAAGGACCAGTGCATCGGCTGCGGCTATTGCTATTACGCCTGCCCGTTCGGCGCGCCGCAGTTCCCGGAAAGCGGCCTGTTCAACCACCGCGGCAAGATGGACAAGTGCACCTTCTGCTCGGGCGGCCCGGAACCGGACACCTCGGAAGCCGAGTTCAAGAAATACGGCCGCAACCGCATCGCCGAAGGCAAGCTGCCGGCCTGCGCCGAGATGTGCGGCACCAAGGCCCTGATCGCCGGCGACGCCGGCATCATCTCGGACATCTACCGCCAGCGCGTCGAGACCCGCGGCTACGGTCCGGAACTGTGGGGCTGGGATATCGCCTACGGCAAGCCGAAGCGCGGCGGCGAGATCAAGGCCACCGGCGAAGGCCCGCGCCCGAACCAGAACCTGAAGGATACGCAGAACGATCCGGGGAGGCTGCCGACATGA
- a CDS encoding 4Fe-4S binding protein has protein sequence MNIRFIEGQGADPAGEARNLLARTAAIAAIAGIEPVEALDTVGYRSAGRTLVIGSSFHALPWADRLAGGLNVTVLLLDEEAQGENRPPLRIYPVFQARAVVLSGWLGAFQATWQAPGKAPEHGKFDLVLDLGASPQISTHQHPHGYHAPGPDEAARAQAVEQLLDMVGEFEKPKYFSYKERLCAHSRNQLVGCNACVEICSAGAIEGAGDLVKVNPYLCAGCGACTTVCPTGAMSYAYPSASHTGGRIKTALQAYADAGGLEPVLLLHGVEGAALLAQAEAGQGSAIPGRLLPLGLHHTASTGIDLWFSALAYGAAGVTVLMTEAEAPQYAAALAQQMEIAQAILDGLGYAGPHLQLLRASSPDELALALQHAPRGQAPAQRAGFNVAQDKRNTLDYALDHLVRHAPAQVAEIALPPKAPFGTLAVDSAACSLCMSCVGACPSSALMDGQNAPQLRFVEKNCVQCGLCATTCPEDAIRLVPRMNLTETRKQTVVLNETQPFHCIRCSKPFGTLRMVEMMLARLASHPAFAGNIDRMRMCGDCRVIDMMTPRDEVSIGDVKELRR, from the coding sequence ATGAATATCCGTTTCATCGAAGGACAGGGCGCCGATCCGGCTGGGGAAGCGCGCAACCTGCTCGCCCGCACGGCCGCCATCGCCGCGATCGCCGGCATCGAGCCGGTCGAGGCGCTGGACACGGTCGGCTACCGCTCCGCCGGCCGCACCCTGGTCATCGGCAGCAGCTTTCATGCGCTGCCCTGGGCCGACCGCCTCGCCGGCGGCCTGAACGTGACCGTACTGCTGCTGGACGAGGAAGCGCAGGGGGAAAACCGGCCCCCGCTGCGCATCTATCCCGTCTTCCAGGCCCGTGCGGTGGTGCTGAGCGGCTGGCTGGGCGCCTTCCAGGCGACCTGGCAGGCGCCCGGCAAGGCGCCGGAACACGGCAAGTTCGACCTGGTGCTGGACCTCGGCGCCAGCCCCCAGATCAGCACCCACCAGCATCCGCACGGCTACCACGCGCCGGGTCCGGATGAGGCCGCCCGTGCGCAAGCGGTCGAGCAGCTGCTGGACATGGTCGGCGAATTCGAGAAGCCGAAATACTTCAGCTACAAGGAGCGCCTGTGCGCCCACAGCCGCAACCAGCTGGTCGGCTGCAACGCCTGCGTCGAGATCTGCTCGGCCGGCGCGATCGAAGGCGCGGGCGACCTGGTCAAGGTGAACCCCTACCTGTGCGCCGGTTGCGGCGCCTGCACCACGGTCTGCCCGACCGGGGCCATGTCCTATGCCTACCCGAGCGCAAGCCATACGGGCGGCCGCATCAAGACCGCGCTGCAGGCCTATGCGGACGCGGGCGGGCTCGAGCCGGTCCTGCTGCTGCACGGCGTGGAAGGGGCGGCCCTGCTGGCCCAGGCCGAGGCCGGGCAGGGCAGCGCCATCCCGGGACGCCTGCTGCCGCTCGGCCTGCACCATACCGCCTCGACCGGCATCGACCTCTGGTTCAGCGCGCTGGCCTATGGCGCGGCCGGCGTCACGGTCCTGATGACGGAAGCCGAGGCGCCGCAGTACGCGGCCGCGCTGGCGCAGCAGATGGAAATCGCCCAGGCGATCCTGGACGGCCTCGGTTACGCCGGTCCGCACCTGCAGCTGCTGCGCGCGAGCAGCCCGGACGAGCTGGCGCTCGCCCTGCAGCACGCCCCGCGCGGCCAGGCGCCGGCCCAGCGCGCCGGCTTCAACGTCGCCCAGGACAAGCGCAACACGCTCGACTACGCCCTCGACCACCTGGTGCGCCACGCGCCCGCGCAGGTCGCGGAAATCGCGCTGCCCCCCAAGGCACCCTTCGGCACGCTGGCGGTGGATTCGGCCGCCTGCAGCCTGTGCATGTCCTGTGTCGGCGCCTGCCCGAGTTCCGCGCTGATGGATGGCCAGAACGCGCCCCAGCTGCGCTTCGTCGAGAAGAACTGCGTGCAGTGCGGCCTGTGCGCCACCACCTGTCCCGAAGATGCGATTCGCCTGGTGCCGCGCATGAACCTGACGGAGACGCGCAAGCAGACCGTGGTGCTGAACGAAACCCAGCCCTTCCACTGCATCCGCTGCAGCAAGCCCTTCGGCACCCTGCGCATGGTGGAGATGATGCTGGCGCGCCTGGCCTCGCATCCGGCCTTCGCGGGGAACATCGACCGCATGCGCATGTGCGGCGACTGCCGCGTGATCGACATGATGACGCCGCGGGACGAGGTCAGCATCGGCGACGTGAAGGAGTTGCGGCGGTAA
- a CDS encoding SET domain-containing protein codes for MSKEKNYEVRKSPVHGNGVFAIRPIAAGERIIEYRGERISWDAATERAAQQGGPVNHTFYFSLADGNVIDGGRRGNDARWINHACEPNCEAYEEDGRVYIHALRDIDEGEELNYNYALIYDERHTPALKRLFACRCGTPACSGTMLAPKRRAKKKALQ; via the coding sequence ATGAGCAAGGAAAAAAACTACGAAGTCAGGAAGTCGCCGGTCCACGGCAACGGCGTGTTCGCCATCCGTCCGATCGCAGCCGGCGAGCGCATCATCGAATACCGCGGCGAGCGCATCAGCTGGGACGCCGCCACCGAGCGCGCCGCGCAGCAGGGCGGCCCGGTCAACCATACCTTCTACTTCAGCCTGGCCGACGGTAACGTGATCGACGGCGGCCGGCGCGGCAACGATGCGCGCTGGATCAACCACGCCTGCGAGCCGAACTGCGAAGCCTACGAGGAAGACGGCCGGGTCTATATCCACGCCCTGCGCGACATCGACGAGGGCGAGGAGCTGAACTACAATTACGCGCTCATCTACGACGAACGCCATACGCCCGCGCTCAAGCGCCTGTTCGCCTGCCGCTGCGGCACCCCGGCCTGCAGCGGCACCATGCTGGCGCCGAAGCGCCGCGCGAAAAAGAAAGCCCTTCAATGA
- a CDS encoding DUF3306 domain-containing protein: protein MTERAMPEEGFLRRWARRKTEVREGREPAPAPLAEATQDDAVALPVPQPLRTAPEPDAPRPPPTLEDVAALDADADFSAFVARGVDQAVRRSALKKLFADPHFNVMDGLDVYIDDYTKPSPMSEAMLASLEHAKSVFMKMIGDEPEDAKAEQDVEPHAAPHAAPQQPPEQETQ, encoded by the coding sequence ATGACCGAGCGCGCCATGCCCGAAGAAGGATTCCTGCGCCGCTGGGCGCGCCGCAAGACCGAGGTCCGCGAGGGACGCGAGCCGGCGCCCGCGCCCCTGGCCGAGGCAACGCAGGACGATGCGGTTGCGCTGCCCGTTCCGCAGCCGCTGCGGACGGCGCCCGAGCCCGATGCGCCGCGCCCGCCGCCCACCCTGGAGGATGTGGCCGCGCTGGACGCGGACGCCGATTTTTCCGCCTTCGTGGCCCGCGGCGTCGACCAGGCCGTGCGCCGCAGCGCGCTGAAAAAACTGTTCGCGGACCCGCACTTCAATGTGATGGACGGGCTGGACGTCTACATCGACGACTACACCAAGCCCAGCCCCATGTCCGAAGCGATGCTGGCCTCGCTCGAGCATGCGAAGAGCGTGTTCATGAAGATGATCGGGGACGAGCCGGAAGACGCGAAAGCAGAACAAGACGTAGAACCACACGCAGCACCACACGCAGCACCACAACAACCACCTGAACAAGAGACACAATGA
- a CDS encoding formate dehydrogenase subunit gamma codes for MRSFHWCASLLMAFFMALSLSTAWAGVPNNRAQPAYAEEQTILQAEKDSRSPEPGLASKDSGRVHIDRHYLGQYGQKEGTVIVQRGGNEWRVLRNGPLAMLSGVVLVLALLGVLVVAKVVGKIKADEPDTGRRIRRFTDWERFIHWATAISFIILAVTGLVILFGKKILIPLLGHDIFAFIAYIFKYLHNFIGPLFILCSVAMFFTFLHRNFFRRIDWLWFRKGGGMLTHEHVPAGFFNAGEKSWFWFGVTLLGLVMSISGLVLDFITFGQTRYVLQIANYLHLLGATFYIAAAMGHIYIGTWGTPGAYHAMRHGDVDESWAKAHHGVWYDEVKAGVPVGTFDKHVPPPDHPPSGSAPGNLPPGVRP; via the coding sequence ATGCGATCATTCCACTGGTGTGCGTCCCTGCTGATGGCGTTCTTCATGGCGCTGAGCCTGTCGACGGCCTGGGCCGGGGTGCCGAACAATCGCGCGCAGCCGGCCTACGCCGAGGAACAGACCATCCTCCAGGCCGAGAAGGATTCGCGCTCGCCCGAACCGGGTCTCGCCTCGAAGGATTCCGGCCGCGTGCACATCGACCGACACTACCTCGGCCAGTACGGCCAGAAGGAAGGCACGGTGATCGTCCAGCGCGGCGGCAACGAATGGCGCGTGCTGCGCAACGGGCCGCTGGCGATGCTGTCCGGCGTCGTGCTGGTGCTGGCGCTGCTGGGGGTGTTGGTGGTCGCGAAGGTGGTCGGCAAGATCAAGGCCGACGAGCCGGATACGGGACGGCGCATCCGCCGCTTCACGGACTGGGAGCGCTTCATCCACTGGGCCACGGCGATCAGCTTCATCATCCTGGCCGTCACCGGCCTGGTGATCCTGTTCGGCAAGAAGATCCTGATTCCGCTGCTGGGGCACGACATCTTCGCCTTCATCGCCTACATCTTCAAATACCTGCACAACTTCATCGGCCCGCTGTTCATCCTGTGCTCGGTGGCGATGTTCTTCACCTTCCTGCACCGGAATTTCTTCCGCCGCATCGACTGGCTGTGGTTCCGCAAGGGCGGCGGCATGCTGACCCATGAGCATGTGCCGGCCGGCTTCTTCAACGCCGGCGAAAAGAGCTGGTTCTGGTTCGGCGTGACCCTGCTGGGCCTGGTGATGTCGATCAGCGGCCTGGTCCTGGACTTCATCACCTTCGGCCAGACCCGCTACGTGCTGCAGATCGCCAACTACCTGCACCTGCTCGGCGCCACCTTCTACATCGCCGCCGCCATGGGCCACATCTATATCGGCACCTGGGGTACGCCGGGCGCCTACCACGCCATGCGCCATGGCGACGTCGACGAGTCCTGGGCCAAGGCCCACCACGGCGTGTGGTACGACGAGGTGAAGGCCGGCGTACCGGTCGGCACCTTCGACAAACACGTGCCGCCGCCCGACCATCCGCCATCCGGCAGTGCGCCCGGCAATCTGCCGCCCGGAGTCCGCCCATGA
- a CDS encoding DUF3305 domain-containing protein, producing MKMGSMPIAVLMQRRSVKHIWADEAWEAVGVVPDRGNLAQVQMLSQTPERDYYLVSGLELELYTDENEGYYENVLAPESKVFVLWRMEDGRAMPVRASVSYVEGTRMFDSGENADGVTMPADIYAWVASYLREHYQPKPRRGRQHG from the coding sequence ATGAAAATGGGCAGCATGCCGATCGCGGTGCTGATGCAGCGCCGCAGCGTCAAGCACATCTGGGCCGACGAAGCCTGGGAAGCGGTGGGCGTGGTGCCCGACCGCGGCAACCTGGCGCAGGTGCAGATGCTGAGCCAGACGCCGGAGCGCGACTACTACCTCGTCTCCGGGCTCGAACTCGAGCTCTACACCGACGAGAACGAAGGCTACTACGAGAACGTGCTGGCGCCCGAATCCAAGGTCTTCGTGCTGTGGCGCATGGAGGACGGGCGGGCGATGCCGGTGCGGGCTTCGGTCAGCTATGTCGAAGGCACGCGCATGTTCGACTCCGGCGAAAACGCCGACGGCGTGACCATGCCGGCCGATATCTACGCCTGGGTGGCGAGCTACCTGCGCGAGCATTACCAGCCCAAGCCGCGCCGCGGCCGCCAGCACGGATGA
- the pncB gene encoding nicotinate phosphoribosyltransferase, whose amino-acid sequence MKPVVRSLLETDLYKFTMWQAFLHMHPGAIGEYEFKCRNTPAFPLAELKDEIDRELDHLCEMMFSEEEVAYLRSLRFIKSDFADFLTLFRFQRKFIRVETDGPHLRIRASGPIVHVMGFEIFVLYIVNELYFRRVDQAAALEEARRRLRQKIDEFRAFDLEPKRLNPFDFFDFGVRRRFSGEWHEEVVETMARELPQYFRGTSNVYLAKKFNLVPIGTMAHEYMQAFQSFDVRLRDFQKKALEDWVQEYRGDLGTALTDVVGMDAFLRDFDLYFAKLFDGLRHDSGDPVEWGEKALAHYTKLRIDARTKRLVFSDALTVPKALDLYRHFADRVQLGFGIGTKLTNDTQFEPLNIVMKLTRCNGQPVAKLSDSPGKGMGTDETFIAYLRQVFDQHI is encoded by the coding sequence ATGAAACCTGTCGTCCGCAGCCTGCTCGAAACCGATCTGTACAAATTCACGATGTGGCAGGCCTTCCTGCACATGCACCCGGGCGCCATCGGCGAATACGAATTCAAGTGCCGCAACACGCCGGCCTTTCCGCTGGCCGAACTGAAGGACGAAATCGATCGCGAGCTGGACCATCTGTGCGAAATGATGTTCAGCGAAGAGGAGGTGGCGTACCTGCGCTCGCTGCGTTTCATCAAGAGCGACTTCGCCGACTTCCTGACCCTGTTCCGCTTCCAGCGCAAGTTCATCCGCGTCGAGACCGACGGCCCGCACCTGCGCATCCGCGCCTCCGGCCCGATCGTGCACGTGATGGGTTTCGAGATCTTCGTGCTCTACATCGTCAACGAACTGTATTTCCGTCGTGTCGACCAGGCGGCGGCGCTGGAAGAGGCTCGGCGCCGCCTGCGGCAGAAGATCGACGAATTCCGCGCCTTCGACCTGGAGCCGAAGCGCCTGAACCCCTTCGATTTCTTCGACTTCGGCGTGCGCCGCCGCTTTTCCGGCGAATGGCACGAAGAGGTGGTCGAAACCATGGCGCGCGAGCTGCCCCAGTATTTCCGGGGCACCTCGAACGTCTACCTGGCGAAGAAATTCAACCTGGTGCCGATCGGCACCATGGCCCACGAATACATGCAGGCCTTCCAATCCTTCGACGTGCGCCTGCGCGACTTCCAGAAGAAGGCGCTGGAGGACTGGGTCCAGGAATACCGCGGCGACCTCGGCACCGCGCTGACCGACGTGGTCGGCATGGACGCCTTCCTGCGCGATTTCGACCTGTATTTCGCCAAGCTCTTCGATGGCCTGCGGCACGATTCCGGCGATCCGGTCGAGTGGGGCGAGAAGGCGCTGGCCCATTACACGAAGCTGCGCATCGATGCCCGCACCAAGCGCCTGGTGTTTTCGGACGCGCTGACGGTGCCGAAGGCCCTGGACCTGTACCGCCACTTCGCCGACCGCGTGCAGCTCGGTTTCGGCATCGGCACCAAGCTCACCAACGACACCCAGTTCGAGCCGCTGAACATCGTCATGAAACTCACGCGCTGCAACGGCCAGCCGGTAGCCAAGCTGTCCGACAGCCCGGGCAAGGGTATGGGGACGGACGAGACCTTTATCGCTTATTTAAGGCAGGTCTTCGATCAACATATTTAA